Part of the Chitinivibrionales bacterium genome, GGTGGTGGACATGACGGATAAAATCTTTCTGATGAACGAGTATGCCCGGCGGTTGTTGCGGATCGCAAAGAACGACGTGGTCGGCCTTGCGTTCAGGGAAGTGCTGCCCGACAAGGTGTCGCGTCTCGCCGAGAACGCGCTTAAAAGAATTTCCGGCGAATGGAAGCACCACGAAATCAAGAAAATCACGTTCGACGAGACCGTGCTAGAGATCGCCGCCTACCGGATGAACGATTACGAGCACCGCCCGGTGGGCCTGCTCATGCTCATCAACGACATCACCGAGCAGGAGAACACCACGGTGCAGCTTTACAGATCGGAAAAGCTCGCCACCCTCGGCACCATGCTGTCGGGCATGGCGCACGAGCTGCGCAACCCGCTCTCCATCATCAGCGCGCGGTCGCAGATGGCGCTTCGGAAGGCCGACTGGGACAAGGCGTGGGCTGCAAAGACCTTCGAGTCGATCGACGGCCAGGTGAACCGGTGCGCGGGCATCCTCAACAGCCTGCTCGAGTACACCCGCTACAAGGCGACGCAGCAGGCGCTGCACAAGTTGGGCGACATCCTCGACGAGACGCTCACCCACGTGGAATACCAGAGCATTTTCGACGCGATTACGGTGGAGAAGGACTATCAAAACGGACTCGTGGTGTTCGGCGACCGGTCGAGGTTTGTCCAGATATTTCTCAACATCATCCTCAACGCAGCCGACGCCATGGCGGGAAAGGGCGTGCTGAAGATCAGCGCAAGGGCGGACAAGGACTCGAAGGTGCTGGTGGAAATCCACGACACCGGGAGCGGCGTCGACGCCGCGGCCAAGGACCGGATCTTCGACCCGTTCTTCACCACCAAGGACCCGGGCAAGGGGACCGGGCTCGGCCTTGCCGTTGCCTATAAGATAATCCAGGATTCGGGCGGGGAAATATGGTTCACCTCCGAGCCCGGGTCAACGTCGTTTTTCGTGAGGCTCCCCTCGGGGAAGAGAAAGGTATATGAAGGAAAAACTGCTTCTGGTTGATGACGAGGCCGATTTCCTCGACGTGCTCTCGGAATTCCTCGGCGGCGAGGGATACCAGTGCGTCACCGCGCGCGACGGCAAGGAGGCGCTCGAGGTGCTGGCCAAGACGCCCATCGACCTGCTGTTGTCGGATATCAACATGCCGGGCATGAAGGGGTTCGAGCTTATCAAGGAGGCGCGGAGGCTTTATCCGGCCCTCAAGTGCGCGCTCATCACGGCCTACGACGTGCGGGACTACCTTTTCATGGCGAAAAACTACAACATCGGCAACATCATCACCAAGACCACGCCGTTCAATTTCGAGGAGGTGCGGCTGCTGGTGCGGAACATCCTCACCGAGGACGTGTTCGGCCTCGACCGGTACGTGCACGGCGGAGTCAAGAGCATCCAGGTGCGGAACACCAACGAAATCGAGGGCGTCATACAGAACATTGTGGGCGGCATGCCCGACCTGCGTCACAAGCGTAAGTTCCGCCAGGCGCTCAACGAGATCATCGTGAACGCGGTGTATTACGGCGCCAAGAGGGAACGCGGCGACCGTAAAGATTCCTGGCCGCAGGAGGTGACACTCACGCCCGAGGAGGAGATCGTGGTGCAGTGGGGCGCCGACGACGAAAAGGCCGGCGTCGCGGTGCGGGACCAGAAGGGCGTCTTGACAAAAGAAGAAGTGCTGTACTGGCTCGAGCGCAATGCGTCAAAGGACGAAGAAGGCATCTCCATCGGCCTGCTCGACGAGCACGGCAAGGGCCTTTTCATTTCGCGCGAGACCATCGACCGGTTCATCGTGAACATCAAGCGCGGGAATACCACGGAGATCGTGATGCTGAATTACAAGGAGGGACTGTACGACGGGTACCGGCCGCTGTGGATACAGGAATTTTAAATTCGACTGAAGAATAAATATTGAAGTCGCCTGCAAAACGGGCGCTTAAAAAGATAGGGGGTAGTCACATGAAGCTGCGCATCGTGATTTACGGATCGGTTCTCGTCTTGTGCATCGCCGCCGCGCTGGTGGTGGGGTTCAACTTCGGCGACATCATCGCCGGCGACACCTCGGCAAATAAAACGGTTGAGGATTTTGCCAGCACGAACGCGGTACGGCTTTCAAAGAACGCCATTCTGCTGGTAAAAATGGACAGCGGATACGGGGCCATCAAACTGCTGAAATCGGGCGGCCGTTCCGCCAAGGTGAAATGGTGGTACCAGGATGGACTTTGTTCCACCGCCTTCTCCGAAGACGGGATGTGCGGCATCACCAAACTGGTGGACAAAGTCAAGGTGGTGCACGGCAGCGCCAAGAACCGCATCGACAACAAGGGGAGCGTTGATGTGGTCAAAATAAACGAGACAAGCGTGAAATGGAGCGCGCCGGACTGGTTTTATTACGACACCAGGTACGGGATGATGCTGAAGAACGAGGCCGATATCAAGAGGGTGGTGATCAGCGAGCATGATGATTGGACGTATATAAAGTGATTCAGGCCTCGCCGTGGCCTGAAGCATGGCTCCCATTTAAAAAAAATAATTCGATTGAGCGCTTTCCGTTGCCGAGGAACAACGCTAAAAAGGTGAGGAGCAGGTACCTTTATAAAGTCAATCTCACCATTCGTTGACAATAGATAATCCGCAGTCTTTCCTTATCCGCCAGATATGCTTCTGTCATTTTTCAACCGATTGCACCGGCTTATTGAGTTTAAGATACGCTGAAGCGTGATTATAGTTGGATATTTTGATAACGGAAATGTAATATTAAGACAGTTGTTATTCCACAACGTCAACCATGGGGAAGCGTTTTGACACAAGTAAAATTGTTGGCTCTCCTCTATCTCTTTTTTGCGCTTAGCTCCAGCCCCGCCGACGGCCAGGCGCTTAAAGAAGACATGGTTCAAGTTGTTCTCCCGTTCCATATATTCAGATCGTTACCCGCGGACAATATCAAAACGCAGCAATACTTCGAATACAGGTCGTCTTTTCAAGCGCATATCATGGAAATTCTTTCAACAATGAAAATAAGGGCATTGCCGGCGCTTTATGCATCGGCCTTTCAAGCGGCGTATGATCCGCGGAGCATGGAAGATATTGATGATTTTCTGAAATATGAGCCCAAGGAACAGCGAAAATACCTCACTCTTATTCCGGTGGTGCACAATAATATACTGGACCTCCAGGGAGACAAATACAAGATTAAAATCTCGGTAGAGATTTATGCCATGGAAGCCACTGGCAAAATAGGGAAACCGCTCCTTGCGGGAGACCTTGAATGTAATGGAAAATGGCTGGCAGATCAAAACAAGTCAAACTCCGGCGATGAGGTGTTATCTGAAATAAAAGCCGCGCTTTTCAAACAAAAGCAATGGCCGGCACTCACTGCCTATATTCACGATCACGCGAAAGAATTCTTGCCGTTTCCGCAATTTGGAAAGTACCGGTTCCATAAAGAGCAGTCTACGCATTCTTTCGGCCAAGCGTGTAGCATCTTTTTCAACCAGTTTCCTCTTACCTTGAACCAGGCTTCCACCCGGATAGAGAAATCAAATCTGTATATCGTCAACGCAACCCAAAATACGAACAAGATGACGTTTGATTTTGATCTTGGCAATGAAGTCCCGGCGCTCGTGTACGGCTATATCATTGCATCGGATCTCAAAGTAAGGGAGTTGACAAATAAGGATGTCCATATTGAAAAATCCCCTGAAGCCGTTCCCGACGATGTGTATTCCGGTTTGCGGTATCTTGTCGTTGACCTGCCGGGCATCACAACAGGTTCCGTCGTCAGCTATGCAATCAAATACTACGATCGGGCGGCGTTCGATTCAACCGCACTCTGCATTCCCGGCTCGAATACCCATGGTAATCCTCTTGCGCGCGATTTGACCCTGAGATTTTCGAGCGATTCGACGCCGTGGCAACTTCGGGTTTTGCTTCCGTATTCGTCGATGTCCAAAGTCTTCATACAAACCGAAAAGGTGAGCGTGTTGGATTCCTTGGCCACGGGGTTTGGAAAGAACCCTTTTCGTGATGGACTGTTTAGTCCAAGGAACCCGTACGCGGCGCGGCCGAAGGGGTTCGCAAATCTTATTACTGGCAGCATGGAAAAGAGAATATCAGCTCTTACACCGCCGCTGTACAACCCAGAATATCTTTTCCAAATGTTCCTGTATGAGGGATTGTCAACGCCTCTGCCGGTTCCGGCTATGGAACCATTGACGTATATGGAGGTCCCCAGAATTCGCGTCGCAACGGAAACCTCATGGGATTCGTTATACGGGCAGACTCGTGATTCCATATTTTCCCTCATTAATCATCGGAAAAAAGCCTCCTTGCTTTCCGGGAAGGCGCCAACACAAGTCGTTATTGACTCAATGGTTGCAAACCTGCAGACATTTTTTTCAGATAGCCTTCGGTACATGCACGTTTCATTCAGCGGCCACAAGACGATTCCGGAATGCCCGGACACACTCCTGGTCACCCGAATGGGCGATTGCAAGGATTTCTCCACCCTTTTCATTTCAGAACTTCGTTCGATGGGAATTAACGCCGTTCCCGCGCTGGTGAATGCCTCGTGGCCGACGTCAACATCCATGACGCTGCCGTCCTACGATGCTTTCGATCACATGATCGTATACGTCCCGCAATTTTCCTGGTGGATCGATCCGGTGTACCATCCGCTGCCGCCGGCAATCGTTCCGGAATATCTCACGGGGCTCAAGTCGCTCGTCCTTTTCAAGGATTCCGCGAGGATCATGGAGATAAGGTCCAACGAGGATTCGCTCTACCATTCGGTGATATCGTATGAGATTAAAATCGAAGGACAGAACGAAACGGTCGCGAACACGTACGTCGCCTCTTATGAGAAATCGGGCCTTGTTCGAAAGTATCTCCCGCGCATCGATACCACCCGTTATCTTGATTTCCTTTTTCCGGCGGATGATAATGCCAAACGATACTCGATTGATGAGCAGAATTTGCAAATCTCGGGCCTGGACCGACGCAATGGCAGGGTGATCATTCATCGCCGATTCACGGCTCGAAACACGGTCACGATGGCCGGCGGCAACAGATTGCTTAACCTTCCGGAAATGCCGCTGTTTTGGTTTGTTTCCATTGTGGCTTCAAACACCCGCACCTCAGATTTGTATTTTCCTTATTTCCTTTTCTGCGATGTAAAAATAAAATTGTCTGACGATTACACGGCGCTATGGCCAAAAAACACGACGCAGCTTGATTTCGGCGGCGGCCTTCGTGTCGTGCAACTGACAAGCCATGAGATAGATTTTTGTTTTCATGTTAAAAAGGGGATTATGAATCTTCAGGAATATATGGTGTTCAAGCGTGCAATGGATTTTTACAGGAATTTTTTCTCAAATCCGATTCCAATTAAAAGACAATCCGCGAAAACCGCGCAGGGCCGACAGTCGCTTTGAGATTTTTAAGAATTGTCTATAATGAAATAGGGGGGACATTCCGAATTCGGCAGCATCTGGAAGAATGGACGGCAAGCGGCGCTTCCCACCGCCGGCGGTCGGCCACTCATCTTGCATTGATAATCCTCAATTTATCCTCATCCCCCCAAATACGCCTCTCTCACCTTCGGATTGTCCCTTATCTCCGCCGCCTTCCCGCTCAATACGATGCTTCCCGTTTCCAGCACGTAGGCGGTATGCGCAATTGACAAGGCCTTTGCCGCGTTCTGCTCCACGAGCAGGATGGTGGTGCCTTCGCGGTTGATCCGCACGATGGTCTCGAACATGTCTTGCACGAGCGCGGGCGCAAGGCCCATGGACGGCTCGTCGAGAAGAAGCAGTTCGCCGCCGGTGACGAGCGCGCGGCCCACGGCCAGCATCTGCTGCTCTCCACCGGAAAGCGTTCCTGCGATCTGGGCCCTGCGTTCCTTGAGACGCGGGAACAATTCAAACACGTGGGTGAGTGCCTTGGAAACGGCGGCGGCGCTCTGCCCGGCCGAGGCCGCGACTTCGAGGTTTTCCATGACCGTGAGCGGCGCGAAAATGCCGCGTCCTTCAGGCACGTGCGCGATTCCCTTTTTGACAATAAGGTGCGGGGCGATGCCCGTGATGTCCCGGCCTTTGAAGAAGATGGAACCGGAGGCTGGGCTCTTGAGCCCGGACACGGAGCGAAGGATGGTGGATTTTCCCGCGCCGTTTGCGCCGATGATCGCCACGATGCGGCCCGCGTCGACCGAAAACGACACGTTGTCCACCGCGATTATGGAGCCGTACGACACGGAAAGGCGGTTCACCTCAAGCAGCATGGGCGCTGTCCTTTCCGAGGTACGCCTCGATGACGCGCGGATGGGCCCGGATCTGCTCCGGCGTGCCCGCCGCAATTGTTTCGCCGAAGTCAAGCACGACGATGCGCTGCGACACCTTCATGATCACGTGCATGTTGTGCTCAATGATGAGGATGGTGAGGCTGAATTTCTCCTTGACCCACAGAATGGTCTCGATGAGTTCGGCGGCCTCTCTGGGGTTCATGCCGGCGGCGGGTTCGTCGAGCAGCAGCAGCGACGGCCGGGTGGCGATGGCGCGCGCGATTTCGAGGCGGCGCTGCTGGCCGTAGGCCAGCGACGAGCTGCGCAGTCCCGCCTTTTCCACAAGTCCGAATACGTCAAGCAGCTCGCGGCACCAGGCGTCGAGGTCGTGCTCTTTTGTCCAGAATGAGGGCGGATGGAACAGCGAAGTGAGCATGCCGTAGTCCGCCTGGTGCCGCGCCGCCACCTTGATGTTGTCGATGATCGACATGTCGTGGAACAGCCTGATGTTCTGGAACGTGCGGCCGATGCCTTTGCGGTTGACGAGGTGCGGCGACATGCCGGTGATGTTTTCGTTGTTGAGGGCGATGGCACCGCGTTTGGGTCTGTAAATCCCGGTTATCAGGTTGAACACGGTGGTCTTGCCCGCGCCGTTCGGGCCGATGAGCCCGACCAGCTCGCCTTTGTCAAGAGTCAGGTTGAACCCGGACACGGCGCACAGCCCGCCAAAGTAGTGGGTAAGGTCGTTTATGGTGAACAGGGGCATTCCTTATTCCTTTATTTGTTACAGAGAATTCACCGCAAAGGCGCAAAGAACGGAAAGAAATTGAGAGTTTTTATGTTCATAGTGTCCATTTTCTTTTCTTCTTTGCGAACTTTGCGTCTTTGAGGTGAAATTTATTTTTTCTCTTTTGCACCATTTCCTTGAACTTCCACGGCACCAGGAACCCGAACTCCTTTTCCCCCATGATCCCGTCGCGCATGAACCGCATCACCAGAATCAGAATGAGCGGGTAGATCACGAGGCGCCAGCTTTCCAAGTTGACAAGCCGGAGCAGCTCGGGCACCACGGTGAACGTTGCCGCGCCCACGATGCTGCCCGCGATGCTATGCGGCCCGCCGATGTACAGGAAGATGAGGATGTCGAGCGTCTTGAGGAACCCGAAGTTGTCCGGGTTGATGTACCGGCTCATATGCGCGAACAGGCCGCCGGCGATGCCGGCGAAGAACGCGCCCAGCACGAACGCCCACACCTTCTGGAACGTGGTGTTCACGCCCATGCTCGCGGCCGCTATTTCGTTGTCGCGCACCGCAATGCACGCCCTTCCGTAATGCGAGTAGATGAAATTGCGCATCATCCAGAGCGAGAGAAAGAAAAACGCGCCGATGTAAATCGCTCCGGAGAATGCCGGAATGCCGGGGATGCCGCGCGGCCCTCCCAGAACGTCGAAGAACCGCAGTCCGGCGCGGATCACCTCGCCGGCCGCGAGCGTCACGATGGCAAGGTAGTCGCCGCGCAGCCGCAAACTCGGGAACCCGATTAAAAGCCCGAAAACGCCGGCAATTGCGCCGCCGGCAATAACCGCAAAAATAAAAATCAGATGTCCCTCAATCGAGGAGGTTGACAATGCGCTGCCGAACACCGCTTTGGGCGCCACGGTGGTGATGACCGCCGACGTGTAGGCGCCGATGGCCATGAACCCGGCGTGGCCAAGCGAGAACTGGCCCGTGAACCCGTTGATGAGCGCGAGCGACACGGTGAGGATGATGTTGATTTCTATGATAAAAAAGATGCGGGAATAATACTGGAACTGGCGGAGCGGGGAGAGAAGTCCGGCAAGGGATTGGAGAATAATAAATATTCCCAGGACGATAATTAATTTGACTAAATGATTCTTTTTTGATTCCATAATATCAATCTGCATAAAATAATTCTGAATCAGGGCGTTCCCCTCGCCTTCGTCAAGACTCAGGCTCGGGTCGGCCTCCTTGCTGGCTCGGCTGTTCGCCTCGTTGCCGGACCGCCCGAGTCGCCTTCGGCGAAGGGTCGGCCGGCAATTCGCTCTGGCTCACCCTCCAGTCCGCCTAACGCGGCGGCGGAGTTTTTTTTCGTGAACATCTCCTGTGACGCCGAACGCACACATCTTTTCAAAAATGACATTTTAATCTTAACAACTGCTCTGCGCGGGTGCGCCCAACGAATGTTTGAAACTTGCCACGGTCGGTACCCGGCCGCACCCAGGAGAGGGGAGTGCCGAGGATCGCCGCCGCCTTACTGCGTTTTTGTCTTATCAGGAAGGCGGCGGAAGCCGAGGCCGAGGGAGATACCTCTCCCCCAAAAGAATTTATTATTTATCAAACTTTTTCCTGTTCACTCCTGCCAAGTATGCCAGTGGGCTTGACAAGCAGGATTATAATCAAAATTATGAACGCCGCCGCGAATCCTAAATTTGAATCAACAGAATTTGCAAATACTTCGGATATTCCCATGATGAAAGCGCCGATGACCGCGCCCGGCAGGCTTCCGATTCCGCCAAGCACCGCGGCGATGAAGGCCTTCATGCCGGGAAAAAATCCGAGAAAAGGCGACTGGAGCACGCCGTAGTTCATCGCATAGAGAATACCTGAAACGCCGGCCAGCGCCGGGCCAATGGCAAAGGTTATCGAGATGATCCTGTTGACGTCAATGCCCATGAGGCTGGCCACGTCATGGTTGTACGCGACGGCACGCATCTGTTTCCCCATGAGGGTTTTTTCGACAAGGAACCAGAGCGCGAAAAGCAGGACGGCGCACACCGCCATGTTGAGCGCGAACAGGTTGGTGACGGCAACATCGAGGCCGGGAATGCGCACGAGGTCGAATTTGCCTATGATGTCGGGAAACGCGCGGTACTTGTTGTCGAACACGATGGGAAGCGAGCAGAAGTTTTCCAGAAAGTATGAAACGCCGAGCGCGGTGATGAGCGCCAGCAAGCGCCTTTTGCTGCGAAGCGGCCGGTACGCGATGCGTTCCATGGTCACGCCGAGCACCGCGCACATGACCATGACGTACGCCGCAAGCAGGGGAAAGAAAAAGGGGCCGAGCTTTAAGGAAAAAAGAAACCGCGAGCCCAAATACAGGAGCGGCGCAAAGGCGGCGGAAAGCGCGGCCAGAACAAGGAGTTTTAAAACAGCAATCGTTCCCTGGAATACAAGTTTTGTCCTGCGCGACGCGCCTGGCGCATGCGCCTTCGGAAAGAGTTTACGTACAGGAATCCTATCGAACAGCGCCACCATGGTCAGGTACGCCGTGGCCACGGCCATGAGAACGCAGACCTGCGGAGGAAATGCCGCCATGCCCGCGTAAAACGACACCAGGAAAAACGCGATGTACGCGCCCACCATGAAAATATCGGCATGCGCGAAGTTGATGAGCTTGATCACGCCGTAGATGAGGGTGTAGCCGAGCGCAATGAGCGCGTAGATGGTGCCGAGCTGCACGCCGTTGATGAGCTGCTGGAGGAGGTAGGAGGACATGAGGAGATTTTTATTTTATCTGATAAGATTTGTCCCGATGATTTGGGATGATTTTTGTTCAGAATAAACTTACGATAAAATAAATTTCCCCTGATTTCTTGTCATTCAATTAAGGAAGTTAGATTGATTGGTCTGTAGGTCCGCGGGTTAGCGGGTAGAATAAATTACCACGGGTTGATCAAGTGTGCCAATTTTTTTGTTGAAAGCCTCCCGGGGGAGGTTGGCGGGCGACATAATCGCATTTTCCTTGGCGGGTCTAAGGGCCGGCCAGGCCCTTCCATATCTTGAATCTATATTTATTTTCTTAAACCGAATAATTACGGCGCTACTCGTTCCACAAACACCTGCTTCCCATCCTTTATCTTCAATATCACCGCGGACTTTATCGGATTTCTCTTTTCGTCAAACGTAATATTGCCGGACACTCCGGCCACCGGGCTCGTTTTAATCGCCTCTTTCAGCGCGTCCGGGTCAAGGCTGCCGGTCTTTTTAATCGCGGACATGAGAATGACCGCCGCGTCGTAGGCAAGCGACGCGAGCGCGTCGGGCTTATCGTTGTACTGTTGTTTGTATTTGTCAACGAAATTCCGCACCACGGCGCCCGTGTCGTCTTTTGAAAAATGGTTTGAGAACACGCAGCCTTCCACGCTGGCGCCGCCGATCTCCACGAGCTTGGGCGAGTCCCAGCCGTCGCCGCCGCCGGTGGGGACCGAGAGCCCGATTTCCTTTGACTGCTTCATGATCATAGC contains:
- a CDS encoding ATP-binding protein, with translation MNIANILLVSIDLPQLSSQLEEHGYNPLVVADIPSIIDIDVPFAVVLIHQNAIGEALAEDMERLYFVSKGAPIGVLISDHTHLSDGLTRALDQGTLERVYLHEVESGLATSRIDRMYLGAGLDTIARAYQQAEDDKELLSKEISLRNRLHEHERELNIMGSITSGLVVVDMTDKIFLMNEYARRLLRIAKNDVVGLAFREVLPDKVSRLAENALKRISGEWKHHEIKKITFDETVLEIAAYRMNDYEHRPVGLLMLINDITEQENTTVQLYRSEKLATLGTMLSGMAHELRNPLSIISARSQMALRKADWDKAWAAKTFESIDGQVNRCAGILNSLLEYTRYKATQQALHKLGDILDETLTHVEYQSIFDAITVEKDYQNGLVVFGDRSRFVQIFLNIILNAADAMAGKGVLKISARADKDSKVLVEIHDTGSGVDAAAKDRIFDPFFTTKDPGKGTGLGLAVAYKIIQDSGGEIWFTSEPGSTSFFVRLPSGKRKVYEGKTASG
- a CDS encoding response regulator, which gives rise to MKEKLLLVDDEADFLDVLSEFLGGEGYQCVTARDGKEALEVLAKTPIDLLLSDINMPGMKGFELIKEARRLYPALKCALITAYDVRDYLFMAKNYNIGNIITKTTPFNFEEVRLLVRNILTEDVFGLDRYVHGGVKSIQVRNTNEIEGVIQNIVGGMPDLRHKRKFRQALNEIIVNAVYYGAKRERGDRKDSWPQEVTLTPEEEIVVQWGADDEKAGVAVRDQKGVLTKEEVLYWLERNASKDEEGISIGLLDEHGKGLFISRETIDRFIVNIKRGNTTEIVMLNYKEGLYDGYRPLWIQEF
- a CDS encoding ABC transporter ATP-binding protein, with product MLLEVNRLSVSYGSIIAVDNVSFSVDAGRIVAIIGANGAGKSTILRSVSGLKSPASGSIFFKGRDITGIAPHLIVKKGIAHVPEGRGIFAPLTVMENLEVAASAGQSAAAVSKALTHVFELFPRLKERRAQIAGTLSGGEQQMLAVGRALVTGGELLLLDEPSMGLAPALVQDMFETIVRINREGTTILLVEQNAAKALSIAHTAYVLETGSIVLSGKAAEIRDNPKVREAYLGG
- a CDS encoding ABC transporter ATP-binding protein, giving the protein MPLFTINDLTHYFGGLCAVSGFNLTLDKGELVGLIGPNGAGKTTVFNLITGIYRPKRGAIALNNENITGMSPHLVNRKGIGRTFQNIRLFHDMSIIDNIKVAARHQADYGMLTSLFHPPSFWTKEHDLDAWCRELLDVFGLVEKAGLRSSSLAYGQQRRLEIARAIATRPSLLLLDEPAAGMNPREAAELIETILWVKEKFSLTILIIEHNMHVIMKVSQRIVVLDFGETIAAGTPEQIRAHPRVIEAYLGKDSAHAA
- a CDS encoding branched-chain amino acid ABC transporter permease, producing the protein MESKKNHLVKLIIVLGIFIILQSLAGLLSPLRQFQYYSRIFFIIEINIILTVSLALINGFTGQFSLGHAGFMAIGAYTSAVITTVAPKAVFGSALSTSSIEGHLIFIFAVIAGGAIAGVFGLLIGFPSLRLRGDYLAIVTLAAGEVIRAGLRFFDVLGGPRGIPGIPAFSGAIYIGAFFFLSLWMMRNFIYSHYGRACIAVRDNEIAAASMGVNTTFQKVWAFVLGAFFAGIAGGLFAHMSRYINPDNFGFLKTLDILIFLYIGGPHSIAGSIVGAATFTVVPELLRLVNLESWRLVIYPLILILVMRFMRDGIMGEKEFGFLVPWKFKEMVQKRKNKFHLKDAKFAKKKRKWTL
- a CDS encoding branched-chain amino acid ABC transporter permease, translating into MSSYLLQQLINGVQLGTIYALIALGYTLIYGVIKLINFAHADIFMVGAYIAFFLVSFYAGMAAFPPQVCVLMAVATAYLTMVALFDRIPVRKLFPKAHAPGASRRTKLVFQGTIAVLKLLVLAALSAAFAPLLYLGSRFLFSLKLGPFFFPLLAAYVMVMCAVLGVTMERIAYRPLRSKRRLLALITALGVSYFLENFCSLPIVFDNKYRAFPDIIGKFDLVRIPGLDVAVTNLFALNMAVCAVLLFALWFLVEKTLMGKQMRAVAYNHDVASLMGIDVNRIISITFAIGPALAGVSGILYAMNYGVLQSPFLGFFPGMKAFIAAVLGGIGSLPGAVIGAFIMGISEVFANSVDSNLGFAAAFIILIIILLVKPTGILGRSEQEKV